A window of Pedobacter lusitanus contains these coding sequences:
- the glmM gene encoding phosphoglucosamine mutase — protein MTLIKSISGIRGTIGGIAGNGLTPIDIVKFTAAYGSWVIKNTNIKKIVVGRDARISGDMVNNLVTGTLQGLGIEVIDLGLSTTPTVEIAVPLEKAGGGIILTASHNPKQWNALKLLNEKGEFINDENGKEVLEIAERADFSFAEVNDLGKVVYDDSYLQKHIDVILALPLVDVELIRKANFKIAIDCVNSTGGIFIPALLKALGVETVFELYCEPNGEFPHNPEPLPENLTEIAKVVQSKHADLGIVVDPDVDRLCFVCEDGTMFGEEYTLVAVADYILKNQPGNTVSNLSSTRALKDVTLRAGGEYNAAAVGEVNVVNQMKATNAIIGGEGNGGIIYPELHYGRDALVGIALFLTHLAKFGKSISLLRSSYPNYHISKNKITLTPEMDIDALLIKVQDKYKNQPNSTIDGLKIEFDNEWVHLRKSNTEPIIRIYSEAENETVAENLANKIISDIKEILKLN, from the coding sequence TTGACACTTATAAAATCTATTTCAGGAATCAGGGGAACTATCGGCGGAATCGCTGGAAATGGGCTAACACCTATTGATATAGTGAAGTTTACCGCAGCTTATGGCTCGTGGGTAATTAAAAATACGAATATTAAGAAAATCGTAGTCGGAAGAGATGCAAGAATCTCGGGAGATATGGTGAATAACCTGGTAACCGGAACTTTACAGGGACTGGGTATTGAGGTGATAGACCTTGGTTTATCTACTACACCAACTGTCGAAATTGCTGTCCCGCTGGAAAAAGCTGGTGGTGGAATTATCCTGACTGCAAGTCATAATCCAAAACAGTGGAATGCCCTTAAACTCTTAAATGAGAAGGGGGAATTTATCAATGATGAAAATGGTAAGGAAGTTCTGGAAATTGCAGAAAGAGCGGATTTCTCTTTCGCTGAAGTAAATGATCTGGGAAAGGTTGTTTATGACGATTCTTATCTGCAAAAACATATTGATGTAATTCTTGCTTTGCCACTGGTTGATGTTGAGCTGATCAGAAAAGCGAACTTTAAAATTGCAATAGACTGTGTAAATTCTACAGGCGGTATTTTTATTCCGGCTTTGCTGAAAGCTTTGGGAGTAGAAACTGTTTTTGAGTTATATTGTGAGCCTAACGGGGAGTTTCCGCATAATCCTGAACCCCTGCCGGAAAATCTTACTGAAATTGCCAAAGTTGTACAAAGTAAACATGCTGATCTGGGAATTGTAGTTGATCCGGATGTAGATCGTTTATGTTTTGTGTGTGAAGATGGAACTATGTTTGGTGAGGAGTATACTTTAGTCGCTGTAGCAGACTATATTCTTAAAAACCAACCAGGGAATACTGTTTCCAACTTATCATCTACAAGAGCTTTGAAAGATGTTACGCTGAGAGCTGGTGGTGAATATAATGCTGCGGCTGTTGGTGAAGTAAATGTGGTAAACCAGATGAAAGCTACGAATGCAATTATTGGTGGTGAAGGTAATGGAGGGATAATTTATCCTGAATTACATTATGGCCGTGATGCTCTGGTAGGAATTGCCTTGTTTTTAACACATCTGGCAAAATTTGGAAAATCTATATCCTTACTGAGAAGCAGCTATCCGAATTATCACATTTCAAAAAATAAAATCACACTAACTCCTGAAATGGATATTGATGCCTTACTGATTAAAGTACAGGACAAATACAAAAATCAACCGAACAGTACCATTGATGGGTTGAAAATAGAGTTTGATAATGAATGGGTTCACCTGCGTAAATCAAATACAGAACCAATTATCCGTATTTACAGTGAGGCGGAGAATGAAACTGTAGCTGAAAACCTGGCGAACAAAATTATATCAGATATCAAAGAAATTTTAAAATTGAATTAA
- a CDS encoding class I SAM-dependent methyltransferase, whose product MQRKWFQYWFNSPYYHILYSQRNDAEAEFLIDNLTAYLKPALHSRILDIACGRGRHSVYLNKKGFDVTGIDLSEQSIKYAKQFEQKHLHFFVHDMRKLGYINYYDIALNLFTSFGYFDTEKDHVNALKSFRKSVKENGTVVIDYFNTQKIISNLTHRETKTVEGIDFDLHKFVSEGKIIKHINFEHKSKHFAFEERVQAFSLADFERMFEKSGLAIVDTFGSYSLEAFDETKSDRLILVCKKA is encoded by the coding sequence ATGCAACGTAAGTGGTTTCAATATTGGTTCAACTCTCCTTATTATCATATTCTTTATAGTCAGCGTAATGATGCCGAAGCAGAGTTTTTAATTGATAATCTTACTGCTTATCTGAAACCAGCTCTACATTCCCGTATTCTGGATATTGCCTGTGGCAGAGGGCGTCATTCCGTTTATTTAAATAAAAAGGGATTTGACGTAACAGGAATTGACCTTTCTGAGCAAAGCATAAAATATGCTAAACAGTTCGAACAGAAGCATCTTCATTTCTTTGTTCATGATATGCGTAAACTGGGCTACATCAATTATTATGATATTGCGCTGAATCTTTTCACCAGTTTCGGATACTTTGACACAGAAAAAGATCATGTCAATGCGCTGAAGTCTTTCAGAAAAAGTGTTAAAGAAAACGGAACAGTAGTTATCGATTACTTCAACACACAGAAAATCATCAGTAATCTTACACACAGAGAAACCAAAACCGTAGAAGGTATAGATTTCGATCTGCATAAATTTGTTTCAGAAGGTAAGATTATCAAACATATCAATTTTGAGCATAAGAGTAAACATTTTGCTTTTGAAGAGCGCGTACAGGCCTTTTCATTAGCTGATTTTGAACGTATGTTTGAAAAAAGCGGATTAGCTATCGTTGATACATTTGGCAGCTATAGTCTTGAAGCCTTTGACGAAACCAAGTCTGACAGATTAATCCTTGTTTGTAAAAAAGCATGA
- a CDS encoding phosphatase PAP2 family protein has translation MIESLHTFDVELFLKIHRGLSNGFFDWFLPLMRNRYTWAPLYLFIIIFCFKEYKKRGWYIIGGILLTFAMGDMISSRFIKPFVHRLRPCNEPALVNYIIHRVPCGSGFSFPSAHATNHFGIAVFLIMVFYPRWKPILPIGLAWAFIISFAQIYVGVHYPIDTIAGAALGSTIGFLVSLIYKKLQPVT, from the coding sequence ATGATAGAGAGCTTACACACCTTTGATGTAGAATTATTTCTAAAAATTCACAGAGGATTATCCAATGGCTTTTTTGACTGGTTTCTGCCACTCATGCGGAACCGTTATACCTGGGCTCCCCTGTACCTGTTTATTATTATTTTCTGCTTTAAAGAATATAAAAAAAGAGGCTGGTATATCATTGGTGGCATACTGCTTACTTTTGCCATGGGCGATATGATCTCATCGAGATTTATTAAGCCATTTGTCCACAGATTAAGGCCCTGTAACGAACCTGCGCTGGTCAACTATATTATTCACCGTGTACCCTGCGGCAGCGGATTTAGTTTTCCATCTGCACATGCAACCAATCACTTCGGTATTGCAGTGTTTCTGATTATGGTTTTCTATCCAAGATGGAAACCCATACTGCCAATTGGTCTTGCCTGGGCATTTATTATTTCTTTTGCACAAATATATGTTGGTGTGCATTATCCTATAGACACTATAGCAGGCGCTGCTTTAGGATCTACTATTGGATTTCTTGTATCGCTGATTTATAAAAAACTACAACCAGTTACTTAA
- a CDS encoding ZIP family metal transporter, whose protein sequence is MEVWKILILFFCAFLGGLSIFLVKSDKSQLLKLILSFSGAYLFAITVLHLIPDAYSGPDRTEIGIYILIGFLLQILLEQFSEGVEHGHIHKHHDTQIFPYGIMISLCLHAFLEGMPLAADQHNALIFGISLHHIPAAFALASILVQNKFKPGSIVFYLAIFAIMAPLGFWVSNGISTGRIGGIEIYFHKMMGVVIGIFLHISTTILFESSVDHKVSKRKMIAVLLGIGIALIGFYSSGHGH, encoded by the coding sequence ATGGAAGTTTGGAAAATTTTAATATTATTCTTTTGTGCCTTTCTGGGGGGACTGTCTATTTTTTTAGTAAAAAGTGATAAATCACAATTACTAAAACTGATACTTTCTTTCAGTGGCGCCTATTTGTTTGCTATAACCGTATTACATCTTATACCCGATGCCTACAGTGGACCTGATCGCACCGAAATAGGGATATACATATTAATCGGATTTCTTTTACAGATTTTACTGGAACAGTTTTCTGAAGGTGTAGAACACGGTCATATCCATAAACATCACGATACGCAGATATTTCCTTACGGAATTATGATCAGTCTGTGTTTACATGCTTTTCTTGAAGGCATGCCCTTAGCTGCAGATCAGCATAATGCATTAATTTTCGGGATTTCATTACACCACATCCCTGCTGCATTTGCATTGGCGAGTATATTGGTACAGAATAAATTTAAGCCCGGCTCAATAGTTTTTTATCTGGCCATTTTTGCAATTATGGCTCCGTTGGGTTTTTGGGTAAGCAATGGAATCAGCACCGGGCGTATAGGAGGTATTGAAATTTACTTCCATAAAATGATGGGCGTTGTGATCGGGATATTTTTACACATCTCAACTACCATTTTATTCGAATCCAGTGTGGATCATAAAGTTTCAAAACGAAAAATGATTGCTGTATTACTGGGTATTGGGATAGCGCTGATTGGATTTTACAGTTCAGGGCACGGTCATTAG
- a CDS encoding MarR family winged helix-turn-helix transcriptional regulator → MQLQKEIKAPRYESAFHEAMVNVAFTHNWCNEQVKQAVSSYDITNQQFNVLRILRGQYPSPSTINLLKSRMLDKMCDASRIVDRLVQKELICKKVNPYDKRAVDILINEKGLALLKKMDREMDLSAILSSNLSRQEAELLTTLLEKARGRD, encoded by the coding sequence ATGCAGTTGCAGAAAGAAATTAAAGCTCCCCGCTACGAGAGTGCATTCCATGAGGCCATGGTCAATGTGGCTTTCACGCACAATTGGTGTAATGAACAGGTGAAACAGGCGGTATCATCGTATGATATTACGAATCAGCAATTTAATGTGCTGCGAATTCTGCGTGGTCAGTACCCAAGCCCTTCAACTATTAACCTTTTGAAATCAAGAATGCTTGATAAGATGTGTGATGCATCAAGGATTGTAGATCGTCTGGTACAGAAAGAGCTGATTTGTAAAAAGGTTAATCCTTATGACAAACGCGCAGTGGATATCCTGATTAATGAAAAAGGACTTGCGTTGCTAAAGAAGATGGATAGAGAAATGGATCTGTCTGCTATATTATCCTCCAATTTAAGCAGACAGGAGGCAGAATTGTTAACTACATTACTGGAGAAGGCCAGGGGCAGAGATTAA
- a CDS encoding DUF5522 domain-containing protein — MERNTDYYFNEDGLMVFTEAYHLKRGYCCKNGCKHCPWKYGRKKNDSKDNELTKDN, encoded by the coding sequence ATGGAACGGAATACTGACTATTATTTCAACGAAGATGGTCTGATGGTTTTTACGGAAGCTTATCACCTTAAACGGGGATATTGCTGTAAAAATGGCTGTAAGCACTGTCCGTGGAAATATGGCAGGAAAAAGAATGATAGTAAGGATAATGAATTAACTAAAGACAATTAA
- a CDS encoding MBL fold metallo-hydrolase, which translates to MILEDFLVPTKIGLYCAYGNFYLDPKEMVKDAVISHAHGDHAISGNFNVYCTQATSLFMIQRYKKFAAGEFHLYAFHTEFILNGVKISFIPAGHILGSALVMMEYKGVKYLYTGDYKLQPDTTCEPIEFVAADVLITETTFANPDTKHPDVEQEIKKLNSTTSNVMLGAYALGKSQRLIKLISDHCPQRRILVHHSILPFVKIYEQMGIDMGKYEVYDRKVMKNNKTDMIYLVPPLVYRSYIKAINVIRVFATGWKHLQHKNELQLFISDHVDWDDILYTIDKIKPKEIWTTHGSGIQLKSYFTNIITVKLLN; encoded by the coding sequence ATGATATTAGAGGATTTTTTAGTGCCAACTAAAATTGGACTATACTGCGCTTATGGCAATTTTTACCTTGATCCAAAAGAAATGGTAAAGGATGCCGTAATTTCGCATGCACATGGTGATCATGCGATTAGTGGGAATTTTAATGTGTATTGTACGCAGGCAACCTCATTATTCATGATTCAGCGATATAAAAAGTTTGCTGCAGGTGAATTTCATCTTTATGCTTTTCATACTGAGTTTATACTGAATGGAGTTAAGATCAGCTTTATACCAGCCGGCCATATTTTAGGTTCTGCGCTGGTTATGATGGAATATAAGGGAGTGAAGTATTTATATACTGGGGACTATAAGCTTCAGCCGGATACTACTTGTGAACCTATAGAGTTTGTTGCAGCTGATGTGTTGATTACAGAAACTACTTTCGCAAATCCTGATACTAAGCATCCGGATGTTGAGCAGGAAATCAAAAAACTGAATTCAACAACGAGTAATGTAATGCTTGGCGCTTATGCTCTGGGGAAAAGCCAGCGACTGATTAAGTTAATCAGTGATCACTGTCCGCAGCGAAGAATCCTTGTTCATCATAGTATTCTTCCATTTGTGAAGATTTATGAGCAAATGGGAATTGATATGGGAAAATATGAGGTTTACGACCGGAAGGTAATGAAGAACAATAAAACAGATATGATTTATCTTGTTCCGCCTTTAGTGTACAGGAGTTATATCAAAGCTATTAATGTGATCAGGGTTTTCGCTACCGGATGGAAACATTTACAGCATAAAAATGAGCTTCAGCTGTTTATTTCTGATCATGTGGACTGGGATGATATCCTTTATACGATCGATAAAATCAAGCCGAAAGAGATCTGGACTACACATGGAAGTGGAATTCAGTTGAAAAGTTATTTTACAAACATTATAACTGTTAAATTGCTTAACTAA
- the coaE gene encoding dephospho-CoA kinase (Dephospho-CoA kinase (CoaE) performs the final step in coenzyme A biosynthesis.), giving the protein MIKIGITGGIGSGKTTVCKVFEKLGIPVFYADTVAKDIMITDPVLREGIIQTFGKESYTTDGKLNNKHIAGIVFNDKEQLARLNGLVHPAVFRAFDSWQKTIPADIPYTLKEAALLFESGSYKMCDKSILVTAPADVKIQRVMERDGVTRAQVEARMDKQLSDEEKKKMADFLITNDESQPVILQVLELHHQFINFTK; this is encoded by the coding sequence ATGATAAAAATAGGGATTACTGGTGGTATAGGAAGTGGGAAAACTACAGTCTGCAAGGTGTTTGAGAAACTGGGGATCCCTGTTTTTTATGCCGATACAGTGGCTAAGGATATTATGATAACTGACCCGGTCTTAAGGGAAGGAATTATTCAGACATTTGGAAAAGAGAGCTATACAACTGACGGCAAACTTAATAATAAGCATATCGCCGGCATTGTGTTTAATGATAAAGAGCAACTGGCCAGACTGAACGGCCTGGTTCATCCTGCGGTGTTCAGAGCGTTTGATAGCTGGCAGAAAACAATACCTGCGGATATACCTTATACTTTGAAAGAAGCCGCACTTTTATTTGAGAGTGGCTCCTATAAAATGTGTGATAAAAGTATTCTGGTAACTGCTCCTGCGGATGTGAAAATACAGCGTGTAATGGAACGTGACGGGGTGACCAGAGCGCAGGTAGAAGCAAGAATGGATAAGCAGCTGAGTGATGAAGAAAAGAAAAAAATGGCTGATTTCCTGATTACAAATGATGAAAGCCAACCGGTAATACTCCAGGTTCTGGAGTTACACCATCAATTTATAAACTTTACAAAATAA
- a CDS encoding CdaR family protein, translated as MPFIKLTKIERKRFLVLITCVLLAIAGWLFLALNNKYVYTAKTVLIYKNFPQKKAFHPLQSDTVDLLVEGTGWQLLFARLRVNPQFISINLDKLNNRNYILFSEQLYSVNNQLETSQKIISVRPDTLYFDFSKRTVKRVPVKLVSDLSFVKQFGISDVIQCTPNYVTVSGPQEELEKIAEWKTDTLTLHNIQNQVVTRVGMKQNLLKNVNIFPASVEVKLPVDEFTEKTLEVPLKIINNNEYYNVKLYPKKVKITFMVALSSYQQVNEDFIEAVVDLNEWKLKHHGQLSVKLTRFPDYCRKVRTDPEKIDFIIEK; from the coding sequence ATGCCATTCATTAAACTTACAAAAATAGAGCGAAAGCGCTTTTTGGTATTGATCACCTGCGTGCTTCTGGCAATAGCAGGATGGCTTTTTCTGGCGTTAAACAATAAGTATGTTTATACAGCCAAGACTGTTCTGATTTATAAAAACTTCCCTCAAAAAAAAGCTTTTCATCCTTTACAATCGGATACGGTAGATTTACTGGTTGAAGGAACGGGCTGGCAGCTGCTGTTTGCCCGCTTGAGAGTAAACCCGCAATTTATAAGTATCAATCTGGATAAACTGAATAACAGAAATTATATTCTTTTCTCTGAACAGCTGTACAGTGTCAATAATCAGCTGGAAACTTCCCAGAAAATTATATCTGTCAGACCGGATACTTTATATTTCGATTTCTCTAAACGGACAGTAAAAAGGGTTCCGGTTAAACTGGTATCTGATTTGTCTTTTGTTAAACAATTCGGTATTTCTGATGTGATACAGTGTACGCCAAATTATGTAACTGTATCCGGTCCTCAGGAAGAACTGGAAAAAATTGCTGAATGGAAAACGGATACGCTGACTCTTCACAATATTCAGAATCAGGTGGTTACCCGGGTAGGTATGAAACAGAATCTGCTTAAAAATGTGAATATATTTCCAGCCAGTGTTGAAGTGAAATTACCGGTGGATGAGTTTACTGAAAAGACACTGGAGGTACCGTTGAAGATTATCAATAACAATGAGTATTATAACGTTAAGCTCTACCCGAAAAAGGTGAAGATAACTTTTATGGTTGCCTTGTCCAGTTATCAGCAGGTAAACGAAGATTTTATTGAAGCGGTAGTAGATCTTAATGAATGGAAATTAAAACACCACGGACAGTTGTCTGTTAAGCTGACACGTTTCCCTGATTACTGCAGAAAGGTAAGAACAGATCCGGAGAAGATAGATTTTATTATAGAAAAATAA